The window ATCATAAATTACCAGGGCCGGACGGCCGGTATCGCGGAAGAACTCGCCAATGGCAGCACCGGTAAAGGGTGCAAAGAACTGCATGGGCGATGGATCTGCCGCAGAGGCTGAAACTACTACGGTATAGTCCATGGCGCCACCTTTTTCAAGGGCAGCCACAATACCGGCTACGGTAGAGGCTTTCTGACCACAGGCTACATAAATACAGAATACAGGCTCTCCTTTATCGAAGAACTCACGCTGGTTCAGGATGGTATCAATTACCACCGCGGTTTTACCCGTCTGGCGGTCGCCGATGATGAGCTCGCGCTGACCACGACCAATGGGAATCATGGCATCAATAGCCTTGATACCTGTCTGAAGCGGCTCGTTTACCGGCTGGCGGTAAATAACACCTGGTGCTTTACGCTCCAGGGGCATTTCGTATAACGGACCCTGAATCGGACCTTTGCCATCAATTGGTATACCAAGTGTATCAACAACACGGCCTACCATGCCTTCGCCTACATTAACAGAGGCAATGCGGTTGGTGCGTTTTACTGTATCACCTTCTTTGATGTGGTTAAAGTCACCCAGTAATACAGCACCCACATTGTCTTCTTCAAGGTTAAGCACCATGCCGATGATACCACCCGGAAACTCCAGCAGTTCACCAGACTGTGCACTTGATAGTCCATATATGCGAGCAACACCGTCGCCAACTTGCAGCACGGTGCCTACTTCTTCAAGCTCTGCCTCTGTTCTGAATCCGGACAGCTGCTCTCTTAATATTGCCGAAACCTCGTCTGGTCTTACTTCTGCCATTTTGTAGGTTTTTTATCTGGTTTATATAATAGACGCTCCTTTGCAGGAGCACCCTTTTAAAATTGTTTTACGTAAGGATTGTGCTTGAACTCTGCTTCGAGTTCCTCAAGCTTGGTACGAATACTTTCGTCTATCTGCTTGTCGCCCACGCGCAGCACATAGCCGCCAATAAGCGTAGGGTCTATTTTTTCTATCAGCTCTACCGTACCACCGGTAATTTCAACAACAGTGGCAATAAAACGTTCACGCAGTGCGGCTGTAAGCGGAAAAGTGGTTACCACTTCTGCCCTGGTGATTCCTTTAGTAAACCTGTATTGCCTCAGGAATTCAACAGCAATGGCCGGAACATAATCTTCGCGGCTTTTGCTGCTGATGATGTCCAGAAACTTGCCTGTCATCATGCTAACCTTAGAGGCAAACAAGGCCCGCAGTATGGCTTTCTTTTTTTCGCTCTTTACAATTGGATTCCTCAGCAACAACTCAAACTCACGATTGTCCTTAATCGTTTTGTTCAGGAGAGTCATATCCTGATAAACCTCCTCTAAAACGCCTTTCTCCACTGCCAGGTCCAGCAGTGATTTAGCGTATCGGGAGGCTACTCTTGCTTCTGCTGCCATAATTACTGAACGTTCAGATTACTTACATAATCCTGCACCAGTGCTCTTTGAGCACTTTCGTTGCTTAGCTCGCGGCGCAGCAGTTTTTCGGCAATCTCCAGCGAAAGCTTGGCTACCTGTTGTTTCACTTCGGCAAGTGCTGCCTGCTTTTCTGTATTGATGGCAATACGTGCCTCATCAAGCTGACGCTGCGCCTGTTTTTGCGCTTCGCCTTTTGCCTCTTCAATCAGGTTTTTAGCAGCTACGTTTGCTTCACGAATTATTCTTTCACGCTCTGCACGGGCATCATCCAGCAGGCGCTCATTTTCTGCACGGAGGTTAGCCATTTCTGCTTTGGCATTCTCGGCAGCACGAATCGATTCATCTATAAAATCTTCACGCTGGCGCAGGCCTTCCATGATAGGATTCCAGGCAAACTTGCGCAGCAACAGCAACACAATGATGAATGTAATGGCGGTCCAGATAATAAGACCAATGCCGGGATTTACTAATTCCATTTTAAAACAACTTTTAGGTGTTACTCCTCAATCACAATTAAAAGAGAAAAACCGGCCCCGCCCTAATGGCAGCGGCCGGCTTTTTTTCTTACTGGGCTAATACTTCAGCACCAATACCAGCCACGTTCAGGGCAATCAGCAGACATACTACCACACCAAAAAGGGCAACACCCTCAATAAGTGCAGCAGCAATGATCATGGCAGTCTGGATACGACCACCAGCCTCAGGCTGACGAGCGATTGATTCCATGGCCTGACCACCGATACGACCGATACCAAGACCTGCGCCTAACGCTACAAGACCGGCACCAATACCAGCGCCCATAACGGCTAAGCCTACGTTTAACAATAGAGCGAGTAACATAGGTAATTGTTATTTATTAAAAGATAGAAATGGTTTCTTATATAAGTGCTTTATCAACCTGTGCTTCTTCTTCTTTGGCATGCTCCTCGTGGTGGTGCTCCTCTACAGCACCCCCAAAGTACATGGCTGCCAGCAGGGTAAAAATATACGCCTGCAGTAAGGCAACAAAGAGCTCCAGGAAGTACATAAAAGTAGCAAACGCCACACTGATGGGACTTACCGCAACACTCTGGAAAATAAAAATCAGAGAGAAAAGGCTAAGGATGATAATGTGACCCGCCGTAATGTTTGCAAACAAACGGATCATGAGAGAGAAAGGCTTTGTAAAAATACCGATAAATTCTACAATCGGCATGATGGGCAGCACTGTTTTCAGCCACCAGGGTACACCAGGTGTATTGAAAATGTGACCCCAGTATTCTTTTGTGCCGCTAAAGGTAGTAATGATAAACACAATGGCTGCCAGTACCAGCGTTACCGCGATATTACCCGTTACGTTTGCTGCACCAGGCAACAAGCCTAACATGTTGTTGATCCAGATAAAGAAGAACAGGGTAAGCAAAAACGGCATAAAGCGGCGGTATTTATGCCCAATATTTGGCCTGGCAATATCGTCGCGTATAAACAGGATAATAGGCTCCAGGAAAGACTGCAGGCCTTTTGGCGCCGACACAGCACCTTTTTTATAACGGCTGGCAATGCTGGAGAAGATAATAAGCATGATTACTGCACTTAGCAGCATGGAAGCCACATTTTTGGTGATGGAAAGATCCACCACATCGCCGCCACCCACACGCTCAATATGGCCATGATTTACCTGATAGCCATTGTAAGAAACCAGCTCGTGGTTATCATTATAGAACCTGGAAGACATAAAAGCCTCCAGACCACGATCCTGAGAATAAAGAATTACAGGAAGGTAGAGTGTTCCGAAAGGACCATCCCAGAAATGCCACTCATGGGCATCGGAAATGTGGTGCAAAATCATATCACCTGCACTGAAGGGCTCGCCTTCGCCTGAAGCAGCTGATACTTTTGCGGTGTTCACACCCAACAATAGAACAACTAAAATACTGATTTTGAGAACTTTACAGATATTACGAGCCTTTTCAGATATTTTCATCTTGGGGGTTTTCCAAATGCGCCCGCAAGTTAGTCACAAGTGATGTAATTTCAAACACCTGAAAACACAAATACAGCACAAAGAAGTTAGCCACAAACACCAGAACTGCCTGTATTCCTGCCACTACCGCTACTGTAATAAAGATTACACTGGCAAAAAAACGAATGATCATGGCCGCAAAGAAAAAGGCATTAAAGCTGTTTTTAAACTTTTTGGCGCCCCACAACACAAAAATACCGGTTAATAAAGTTAATACCGCAAAGAACAAAACTACCCACCAAACCAGCGGATGCAATGCCTGAGGAGCAGCCGTGCCAATTGCCCACACTAAAAGCGCAAGCCCTGCGACCAATAGAAAGAGTCGCAGGGCATGCTGTTTATATAAATTCATTCTTGACAAACCTCAATAATTTGTAGTCGCACTTACCCTCATGCTGCTTTTCCGGTGGCCGGGCAGACAATCAGAATTCAGTACAAAGTAAATGAATAAAACATTCATTACTTAGCAACTACAGGCCAATCCATACCCGATTTATTCTTTTGGCAGGCTTTTAATGGTGATGACGAGCGTTGCCGCCACCGACATCAGGGTAAGGGTTATCAGAAAAACAGGAAAACGCATACCAAGCCAGGCATCCAGCTTCATGCCACCCCAGACTGCCAGACCCATCACGGCCATCATCTGAAAGGCAAGGCCCGAGTACCTCAGATAGCTGTTAAGCTGACTTTGCTTTTGCTGCTTGCTGGATTCGCTCGGTTTCTTCTTTGGCTGCTCCATCCAGATTACTGTTTATTCTAATTTCTTTTGCCTTTGCCTGGTCTCCTACATTACAGCTTGCAGTAAACACAGCGCCGGCTTCCACTATAATTTTATTAGTAACAATATCGCCATTTATTTTGGCAGTTGGTTTCAAAATCAATAGTTCTGCTACCTCTACACGGCCTGTTACCTCACCTTCAATTTCGGCATTCTGAGCAAGAATGTTACCATCAATAACAGATGTATTTCCCAAAACAAGTTTATTTTTGGTAGTAATGTTTCCCTTTACTTTGCCATCAATGCGAATGCTGCCAAAGGTTTCTACATCACCAACAATGCTGGTACCATTGCTGATACTGTTGTTGCTGTTAGCCAATTGCTCTACTGCTACTTTTTTCTCCTGCTTGTTAAACATAACACCACTTATATTAGAATGAAACAAATTCTTCCGGATTAACGGGATTACCGTTATACCATAATTCAAAATGCAAATGAGGACCGGTGGTGAGCTCACCTGTGTTGCCAATAATGGCCACTATTTCTCCTGCCCGTACATAATCGCCCGCTTCTTTTAGAAGCGCCGAGTTATGCTTGTACAAGGTTACCACATTTGCACGGTGCTGTATGGCCAGCACATATCCTTCCTTTTGCGTCCAGGAGGCAAACAAAACAGTACCATCTGCCGCGGCTTTAATGGGCTCATTTTGCTTGGATACTATGTCAATCCCTAAATGCTTGATCTTGGCATTGTAAGGGGAGGTAACCAGACCACTGCCAATCGGAGCCATGAAATACAACTCCTGCAGTTCGCTGGATGAGTTGTTCATAAACATACGCTCATCCACACCAGAACCCTCAAACTCTGCCCGCAGCACAGAATCAACACTCGACATATTGTATATGCCGTCATCATCTGTTTTAGCGGCTACTATTCCTATTTCAGCCTCCCGTACCAGCGTATCATGTGCAACCGCCCCGGTAGTGAGCTTTTGAAAAGACTGTATAAATACATTCTTCCTGTTAACTTCTGTTTCCAGAGAATCGACGGCAAGCGTAAGCTCAATGAGCTGCCGGTTGGCCTCAACTTCTACATGCCGTGGATCTAACCAGGCAGCCAGCAGTGTTGTAACTAAATACAAGCTAACCAGTAGCATAATGAGGAAAACGGTAACTAAAAAAAGTATACCTTTGGCATAGGTAAAACTTAGGGTAGTACGCTCGGCAAAGTTTTCCTCATTGCGCAAGATCAGCAAGTATCGGTTAGACAGCCACTCTGATAATGTTTTGCGATTCCTCAACAGCGCATTGATTTAGAATGATTAAAATTACAGCAAAAGTATCGGATTCACATAATTGCACTTATGCGATGTACTAAAAATCCGGAGATTGTCGTTTTATTGGATTAAAAAGATATTAGTCTTGCGAAAGGTTCATTTTCATATAATTAAACTGCTATACCTGGCAGTTGGGCTAATTGTAATAGTAAGTGCTTGTTCGCCGGAAGGCACAGGCTTTATGAGCAAGAACTGGCATAACACCACTGCCCATTACAATGCCTATTTTCTGGCCGATCAGAAGTTAAAGGAAATTGAGCAGCAGATTGCCGAAAGCCACAAGCGCAACTTTAACAACCTGCTCTACATACAGCCCCCGCTCGATACGGTAATGGCTCAGCAATATGCCGAACCCCTGGAAGAAGCCATGAAAATGGCTTCCCTGGCTATTGAAAGGCATAAAAATAGCAAATGGGTGGATGACAGTTACCTGCTGATTGGCAAAGCCCGGTTCTATGGCCGTGAGTTTGAACCGGCTATTGAAACCTTTAAATATGTAAATACCAGGAGTAAGGATGATAACGTACGGCACAAGGCGCTCATTCACCTGATGCACACTTTTATGGACGATACCGCCCTGAACAATGCCAAGGGTGTGGCCGATTTTTTACGTAAAGAAAACCTGAACAAGGAAAATAAACGGGATTATAACCTGGCCCTTGCCTCCTTGTACCGTCACCGCGAAGAATGGGACCAAATGGCGGCTTCGCTGGAAAATGCCGTAGCCGATACTAAAAAAAGTGATGGCCGGGCCGAACTGCATTTTATCCTGGGCCAGCTCTACCAGCGCATGGAGCAGCAGGAAGAAGCCTATAAAAACTTCAGGCAGGTGCTTCGCAGCAATCCCGATTATGAGCTTAGCTTTTTTGCACGCCTGCACATGGCACAGGTAGCCAATTTAACAGCCGAAGGCGACGAAAAACAAATACGCCGCTACTTCAACAAGCTGCTCAAAGACCGTAAGAACAAAGAATACCGCGACAAGATCTATTACGAGCTGGCAAACTTCGAAATGCGGCAGGGTAATGTGAAGGAGGCCATTGAAAACTACAAAAAATCTGTAGCCGTAAGCACCAATAACCCCCGACAGAAAAGCTACGCTTACCGCAAGCTTGCTGATTTCTACTATGCCGAGGGCAGCTATAAACTATCCAAAGCGTATTACGACAGCACCGCAACCACCACCCCCCAGGATGAAACCGATTTTGCCTACCTGCAGAACCGGCAGCGCATTATGGCAGACCTGGTGGAGCAGATAACCGTTATTGAGCAGCAGGACAGCCTGCTGCGGCTGGCCAGCATGGATCCTACTGCCCTGGAAGCGTACATAGATGATGTAATACGGCAGGAAGAGCAGGCCAGGGAAATAGCTCAGCGCAAAAATTCTGAAAAGATTAACCAGGTAAATGTACGCACGGGCTTTAACACCATACCCGATAAATTCGGTACCGCACAGGAATCTGGCAGCAACGTCTGGTACTTTTATAATACCTCACTGGTTAGCATAGGGCAAAGCGAGTTTGTAAAACGCTGGGGCAACCGCCCGCTGGAGGATAACTGGCGCCGCAGCAAGCGTGGCCGTGACAATAGCAATGTAACCACCCAGGCGCAGGCCCGCGAAGAATTTGAAGATGCCACTGCCGAAGTTGTTGACAATGATGCACGCCTGGCGGCACGCCGGGCAACGATGGTGGAAAACCTGCCAATTACACCGGAGCAACAAACAGCATCACTCCTGCAGATCGAAACCGCCTATTACAACCTGGGCAGAATCTTTAATTACGACCTGAAAGAGTTTTTACCCACAGTAGATGCCTACACCACACTGATTAGCCGTTTTCAGGAGTCGGAGTACAGGCCGGAGGTGCTCTATAACTTATACCTGATGTATTTGCCCACCGACGAGGCAAAAGCAAACCAGTACCGGGATGAGCTGCTAAGGCTATATCCGGAAAGCACCTATGCCCGAACCATTCTTAACCCAAATTACGAGCGCGAAGAGGATCAGGCCACTGCTCAGTTAAAACAGCTCTATGCCCAGGCATACAATTTGTATCAGCGCCAGGCTTATGCCAGGGCAGACAGCCTGCTGCAGCAGGGGCAGCAACTATACCCCAACAGTAATTTCCAGAGCCACTTAGACCTGCTGCGTATCCTTATCATGGGGCATACCGCCGATATGCAAAGCTACCAGGCTTCTCTTGAGCAGTTTATCCAGGGCAACGAAGATCAGTCCCTGGACCAGTATGCCTCAGAGCTGCTGCAGGCAAGTCAGAAATTCTCTGCAGATACCACCCTGAGACTGGGAACGGTTTATGAAGAAGACTTCAACCAGCCCCATTATTTTATAGCGCTTTACACCCCCGGCAATAAAAAGGCGAATGAGATTATCAGGCTGATAGATAGCTATAATGCAAAGCAGGAAGCTTCCCGAAAACTTAAAGCCACAACCATTATTTTGAATGACAGAAAATCGATGGTTTTTGTAAGTCAGTTTCCTGATAAAACCACGGCAATGCAGTATTTTAGAGCCCTGGAAAGAAAAAATCCATTTGGCAGTGATTTCGAGAACGCTGATTTGGAATACTTTGTTATTTCTAAAGATAATTTCAGCATCTTGTATAACTCTAAGGATGTAGGAAGATATTCAGCCTTCTTTCAGAAATTCTACTATTAAAATAGCTACCATTTAACGCGAATAATATTGTATGGCCACCACTGAGACGCCTGTTAAAAAGAAGAAGAAGAAGACCAAGAGTGGAACCAAGCAAAAAGTGCTTGGTGGAATTGTAATTGCGCTGTGGGTACTGTTCTTTGGAGTAGTGATAGGCTTACCCCTCTACATTTATTCAGTAAGCACCAATTTCCTGGGCCTTTACGGTGGCATGCCCGGCTTCAGTACGCTGGAGAATCCCGAAAATGACCTCTCCAGTGAGCTCTATAGTTCCGATGGTGTTCAGCTTGGCAAGTACTACCGTAAAAACAGGGTTAATGCAACCTATGAAGAGCTCTCGCCAAACCTGGTAAAAGCCCTCATTGCCATTGAAGACGTACGCTTTGAAGGCCACTCAGGCATTGATCCGGAAAGTATGGGTCGTGTTGCCTTTGGCGTTGTAAAGTATGCATTTACTGGCAATAAAGATAATCTGGAGGGTGGTGGCAGTACGCTTTCGCAGCAGCTGGCAAAAAACCTCTTTAGCCTCCGCAGCGACGAAAGGTACGAGGGCAAACTTTATGGGATAAACCGCAACATCGATATGCTCTTTAATAAAACAAAAGAGTGGATTACGGCGGTAAGACTGGAGCGCTCTTATACCAAAAAGGAAATTCTGGCCATGTACCTCAACACAGTTGAGTTTGGCAGCAACTCTTATGGCATTAAAACAGCCTCGCAGACTTTCTACGGTAAAAACCCCAATGAGCTGGATGTGCAGGAAGCTGCTACCCTGGCTGGTATTGTGCAGGCCCCTTCGCGCTTAAGCCCTTTCTACCATCCCGAAGCAGCCCAGTTAAAGCGTAATACGGTGGTGCTGAAAATGGCTGAACATGACTACATCAGCAAGTCAACTGCCGATAGTATTCTGCAACAGCCCCTTGCCCTGAAGTATAGTGTAGAGAGCCATAATCAGGGTGTTGCTCCTTATTTCCGTTCTGTTATCAAGGACTTTCTTACCAAATGGGCCAGAGAGCATGGCTACGATATTTATGAGGATGGCCTGAAGATTTATACCACCATTGACAGCCGCCTGCAGAAATATGCTGAAGAAGCCGTAGCCGGCCATATGGGTAAACTGCAAACCAAGTTCGAAAAAGAATGGGCCGGCAGAAATCCGTGGGTAGACGAAAACAACCGTGAAATAAGCGGATTTATTGAGCAGGAAGCTAAAAGATCGGAGCATTACCAAAAGCTGGTACGCAAGTATGGCAAGGGTGCAGATTCTGTTGATATCGTGATGAAAGCAAAGCGACCGATGCGTATTTTCTCTTATAAGGGAGAGATTGATACACTCATGTCGCCGCTGGATTCTGTTCGCCACTACAAACGCTTTCTGCATACCGGCTTTATGGCCATGGATCCGTATTCAGGTGCCATCAGAGCATGGGTGGGCGGTATTGATTTTAAGCACTTCAAGTTCGACCACGTGATGCAGAGCAAGCGCCAGCCCGGCTCTACCTTTAAGCCATTTGTGTATGCTACTGCTATAGAAAATGGTTACTCGCCCTGCTACACGATATATGATGTGCCCCGCAGCTACCCAACCGGCGGTGATCCGCCAAGCTGGGAGCCTAAAAACTCAGATGGTAAATTCACTAACCAGCCCATGAGTCTTCGGGAGGCAATGGCGCAATCCATCAACTCGGTAACTGCCGATATCATGTACAAGATGAAGCCCGAAAATGTGGTTTCTCTGGCCAGGCGCATGGGCATTAAGAGCGATCTTGAACCTGTACTGGCGCTGGCTCTGGGTACCAGTGATGTATCTGTATACGAAATGGTAGGCGCCTACAGCACCTTTGTAAACAAAGGGGTATACACCCAACCCTTCTTTATTACCCGCATTGAAGATAAAAACGGCAATGTGCTTTTTGAACCACAGCCAAAGACCATAGAAGCGCTGAACGAGGAAACTGCTTACCTGATGGTGCACATGCTAAAAGGGGGCACGCAGTTAGGGGGTGGTACGGCTTTAGGATTAAGCCCTCAGCTTCGGCATAATATTGAAATAGGTGCCAAGACGGGTACTACACAAAATGCATCAGATGGCTGGTTCATGGGCATTACCCCCGAGCTGGTGGCAGGTGCCTGGGTGGGTGGCGATAACCGCAGCATCCGCTTCCGCAGCTGGCTTTCCGGCCAGGGCGCCCGTACGGCCATGCCTATCTGGGAAGATTTCATGCTCAAGGCTTATAACGATCCGCAGCTGGACATTGATAAGACTACTTTTGATGCACCACGCGAGCCCCTTAGCATTGAGATTAATTGTGCCCGGTATAACCAAAACTACGGTGGTGCTTCAACCAACGAACCAGACACCTCCGGAATCAATACACAGGCACCTATTGACCCGGGCGATATATTTTAAATAACTTTCAAGAAGTATTTTAGTAAACTTTTACAGCTACTTATGGTAGCTGTAAAAGTTTTTCTTTTTTCAGGCTTCTGTATGCAAGCATCCTATTATACCCCCGATCAGATTGGCCTCCTGCCTACGGAGCCGGGCATTTACAAATATTATGATACTGACCGCCGGCTTATTTACGTAGGCAAAGCCAAGAGTCTTAAAAAACGGGTAAGCAGTTATTTTACCAAACAAACGGGCGTAGACCGTAAAACCCGAAAATTGGTTTCAGAAGTACGCTTCATTGAATTTACCATCGTAAACAATGAATTTGAAGCGCTCTTACTGGAGAATACCCTTATCAAGGAAAATCAGCCCAAGTACAACATTCTATTGCGCGATGATAAAAGCTACCCCTACATCTGCGTTACCAACGAGCGTTTTTCACGCATTATAGCCATCAGAAGGTTTGAGCCCGGGCTTGGCACCTACTACGGCCCCTTTGCCTCTGTAAAGGCCATGAACAACGTATTTTACCTACTTAGGAGCCTGTATCATATCCGCACCTGCACGCTTAATCTTTCAGAAGAAAACATCCGGAAAGGGAAATTCAAGGTTTGCCTGGAGTACCACATTGGCAACTGCAAAGGCCCTTGTGAAAACCTGGTGTCTGAAGAAGAATACAACAGGGATATTGAACAGGCCGAGTATATTTTAAAAGGACATCTTGCACAGCCACGCCAGTATTTTAAGGAACGTATGCAGGAGGCGGCAAGCCAGCTTGAGTTTGAGCAGGCCCAGCGCTATAAAGATAAATATGAACTCCTGGAAAAATATCAGGCCAAATCGCTGGTGGTAAACCCTAACATAGCCGATGTAGATGTTTTTGCCATTACTTCTGATGACAAGTGTGCCTTTATCAATTATCTGAAGGTAATCAACGGTGCTATTACGGTAACCAAAACGGTAGAGGTAAAGAAAAAGCTGGAAGAGACCGATGCAGAAATACTGGCCCTGATCATGGTTGAAATGCGAAGCCGCTATAACAGCAACACCCGCGAAATTATCACTAACATACCCCTGGAGATTGAGGTACAGGACCTGCACATATCAGTGCCTAAAATAGGCGATAAGCGTAAGCTGGTAGAGTTATCGCTTAAGAACGTATTGTACTTCAAAAAGGAGCGCATGAGCACGCTGGAGGATCAGCGCAATAAGCCGCACCGGGTGGTACTACAGCTGCAGAAAGACCTGCAGCTAAAGCATGCTCCTGTGCGGATAGAGTGTTTCGATAACTCCAACATACAAGGCACCAACCCAGTAGCGGCCATGGTTTGCTTTATCAATGGCAAGCCTGCTAAAAAAGAGTACCGCCATTACAACATTAAAACCGTTACAGGCCCTAACGACTTTGCCTCCATGAACGAGGTGGTGGGGCGCCGGTACAAAAAGCTGGTAGAAGAAGAAATTCCCCTGCCCGACCTGATTGTTGTTGACGGTGGCAAAGGCCAGCTTAGTGCAGCAACAGATGCACTGAAAGCGCTTGGTATTTACGGGCAGGTGCCCATTATTGGGATTGCAAAACGCCTGGAGGAACTCTATTTCCCCGAAGATCAGTACCCCCTGCACATCGATAAAAAGTCTGAATCGCTCATGCTGCTACAGCGACTGCGTGATGAAGCCCACCGTTTTGCCATAACACACCACCGACAGAAGCGCAGTAAAGCAGCTTTTACCAGCCAGCTGGAAAATATAGCAGGCATAGGCGAAACTACCGTTACCAAGCTGCTGCAACACTTCCGTACGGTTCAGAAAATACGGGAGGCTTCTTTTGAAGAAGTAAGCGCAGTGGTTGGTAAAGACAAGGCACAGCGCGTGAAAGAAGCACTTACACAGATGAGTAGCCAAACCTCTACTGCAAAAGGAGATCCTCAATAAGCTATTCATAAATTAATGGATACACATAAAAAAAGAGCCACCAAAAATGGTGGCTCTTTCTAATAGATGTTATGAATGTGCATTAGAATTCCCAAAGTTCGTGCTCCATTTCCAGGAGCTGCATCTCGATCCACTGAGAGGCCATTAAGCCTTTACCTTCGTAGATATCGATCAGCATATTGTCATCAGGGTTAGCCACCTTGATGATGCGGCCATTAAACAGGCGTAATGTAAAGGCATCGGCCAGGTTCATGTGTGCGGCGCTGTTGTGCGGGTTAAACCAGATGGCTTCGCCCGGCATGCTGCGGAATAAAGCTTCTACATCCTTATACTTGAATACGGCTACCTCACGTAATAGACCTGTTTCAAATTCAGAAGCAGGAATTACAAGTTTAACAGCCAGAACATCCCAGTACAGACGGCTGCGGCGCTTATCGAAGATCATATCTTCCATCAGCTCCAGAACCGTAATCTGGCGAGGCAGAAATTCATTCGCTGCAGGACCGGCAGTTGTAGTACCAGTACCGGTGGCAGCATTGGCATTGTTATTTGCATTGGCAGCTCCGTTGTTACCCCAGCCGCTGTTTGTATCCCAGCCGCTGTTGGTTTCCTGGCTAAAGCCCATTGCTTTTTCTTCCTCTGTTAACCCGCCGCCTGTATCAGGCATTTCCAGGTTAGCAACAAAGTCTTCGCGAGACATACGTGTCTTGAGCGAGTCGTTTGCATAAGGTGTTAGCACACCCGCCTTCACTGCTTCGATCAGGATCTTGCTGATCTCATTGTTGAAGGCAAAGAAGGGCTTATTCTGCTTTTCCTTTAAGTCTATGCGACGCCACACCCGCTTTTTCAGCAGGATGTCAGATTCGCGGATTGGACGTACAGAATTTTCGTTGTACTCCAGGCTCGTTTCCTGTGCTACTACAGGGCTGGAGACTGCTAAAAACAGCGCCAATGCACCAATAAACCAAAATCTTTTCATATACACCTGTTTTAACAAATCATTAGTCGTTTATTGGAATGGTGAAGGTTTTA of the Flammeovirgaceae bacterium 311 genome contains:
- a CDS encoding peptidase m23 (COG0739 Membrane proteins related to metalloendopeptidases) — encoded protein: MLILRNEENFAERTTLSFTYAKGILFLVTVFLIMLLVSLYLVTTLLAAWLDPRHVEVEANRQLIELTLAVDSLETEVNRKNVFIQSFQKLTTGAVAHDTLVREAEIGIVAAKTDDDGIYNMSSVDSVLRAEFEGSGVDERMFMNNSSSELQELYFMAPIGSGLVTSPYNAKIKHLGIDIVSKQNEPIKAAADGTVLFASWTQKEGYVLAIQHRANVVTLYKHNSALLKEAGDYVRAGEIVAIIGNTGELTTGPHLHFELWYNGNPVNPEEFVSF
- a CDS encoding proton translocating ATP synthase, F1 subunit alpha (COG0056 F0F1-type ATP synthase, alpha subunit), which codes for MAEVRPDEVSAILREQLSGFRTEAELEEVGTVLQVGDGVARIYGLSSAQSGELLEFPGGIIGMVLNLEEDNVGAVLLGDFNHIKEGDTVKRTNRIASVNVGEGMVGRVVDTLGIPIDGKGPIQGPLYEMPLERKAPGVIYRQPVNEPLQTGIKAIDAMIPIGRGQRELIIGDRQTGKTAVVIDTILNQREFFDKGEPVFCIYVACGQKASTVAGIVAALEKGGAMDYTVVVSASAADPSPMQFFAPFTGAAIGEFFRDTGRPALVIYDDLSKQAVAYREVSLLLRRPPGREAYPGDVFYLHSRLLERAAKINSSDELAKQMNDLPESIRPLVKGGGSLTALPIIETQAGDVSAYIPTNVISITDGQIFLETNLFNAGIRPAINVGISVSRVGGNAQIKSMKKVAGTLKLDQAQFRELEAFAKFGSDLDPATQRTIDRGRANLEILKQAQYSPVPVEEQVAIIFATTKGLVDKVPVNRVKEFENEYIGLLRAQHRGVLDKLRAGVYTDEQTDVLTKVARELTKRYTA
- a CDS encoding ATP synthase subunit c (COG0636 F0F1-type ATP synthase, subunit c/Archaeal/vacuolar-type H+-ATPase, subunit K), encoding MLLALLLNVGLAVMGAGIGAGLVALGAGLGIGRIGGQAMESIARQPEAGGRIQTAMIIAAALIEGVALFGVVVCLLIALNVAGIGAEVLAQ
- a CDS encoding ATP synthase F0 subunit A (COG0356 F0F1-type ATP synthase, subunit a); this encodes MKISEKARNICKVLKISILVVLLLGVNTAKVSAASGEGEPFSAGDMILHHISDAHEWHFWDGPFGTLYLPVILYSQDRGLEAFMSSRFYNDNHELVSYNGYQVNHGHIERVGGGDVVDLSITKNVASMLLSAVIMLIIFSSIASRYKKGAVSAPKGLQSFLEPIILFIRDDIARPNIGHKYRRFMPFLLTLFFFIWINNMLGLLPGAANVTGNIAVTLVLAAIVFIITTFSGTKEYWGHIFNTPGVPWWLKTVLPIMPIVEFIGIFTKPFSLMIRLFANITAGHIIILSLFSLIFIFQSVAVSPISVAFATFMYFLELFVALLQAYIFTLLAAMYFGGAVEEHHHEEHAKEEEAQVDKALI
- a CDS encoding ATP synthase F0 subcomplex subunit B (COG0711 F0F1-type ATP synthase, subunit b), coding for MELVNPGIGLIIWTAITFIIVLLLLRKFAWNPIMEGLRQREDFIDESIRAAENAKAEMANLRAENERLLDDARAERERIIREANVAAKNLIEEAKGEAQKQAQRQLDEARIAINTEKQAALAEVKQQVAKLSLEIAEKLLRRELSNESAQRALVQDYVSNLNVQ
- a CDS encoding ATP synthase f1, delta subunit (COG0712 F0F1-type ATP synthase, delta subunit (mitochondrial oligomycin sensitivity protein)), with the protein product MAAEARVASRYAKSLLDLAVEKGVLEEVYQDMTLLNKTIKDNREFELLLRNPIVKSEKKKAILRALFASKVSMMTGKFLDIISSKSREDYVPAIAVEFLRQYRFTKGITRAEVVTTFPLTAALRERFIATVVEITGGTVELIEKIDPTLIGGYVLRVGDKQIDESIRTKLEELEAEFKHNPYVKQF
- a CDS encoding hypothetical protein (COG1664 Integral membrane protein CcmA involved in cell shape determination); this encodes MFHSNISGVMFNKQEKKVAVEQLANSNNSISNGTSIVGDVETFGSIRIDGKVKGNITTKNKLVLGNTSVIDGNILAQNAEIEGEVTGRVEVAELLILKPTAKINGDIVTNKIIVEAGAVFTASCNVGDQAKAKEIRINSNLDGAAKEETERIQQAAKAKSA